One genomic window of Ruminococcus gauvreauii includes the following:
- a CDS encoding cobalamin B12-binding domain-containing protein, producing the protein MNEVNLEYIRHLKPKGHRPGKELVREGVELGKTIKAGRSGFIRSQSKYSNHMEYKKDLAKQGKIYYNILLGLATLDDQIDAIKKIYDFTVETGLEVNCIQAIPSGLVALPREYREKAPATTSFEMFEMEDYERQASAAPIDITFNDYHLFSPNALENTIFAIQSGSPRVGDMTQFFWSYNGFDDEEKRLGDVVKALGIMASKRDEMFAAETYLDDGYPGYFMDCASYVGYALLEHYICTELCGARYTISFGGLLSENDTRAGVAMALDALMSTEEQPVLTYLNSSTNLQWDHHIHGNYGISVPEFLFEMLVEKKYHMSLGVNPVSITEKIKVPTLDELINILTAAKRTEEKAEEWLPYFNFKPLEEMRDVMVREGRILFDNVIEGFKQAGIDTEDPLEMLMVLKNMNPIRFEQMFHSSTYGTDKTQVEPFYPTVLGRQTMDMMQEIIDELMNDNCRGILNGKKIVAASGDAHTYGLVLVEGVLNAAGAEVVNGGVDMAPVDMLDLADEENTPFIGVSCHNGQALDYARQLLELAGKRGKEYWIFMGGKLNAILPGDAEPTEIADRLMEMGIHAENDIRKTVRQIGALN; encoded by the coding sequence ATGAATGAAGTTAACCTGGAATATATCAGACATTTAAAGCCGAAGGGCCACAGGCCGGGTAAAGAGCTCGTGCGGGAAGGCGTGGAATTGGGAAAGACCATAAAAGCGGGAAGAAGTGGTTTTATCCGTTCCCAGAGCAAATATTCCAATCATATGGAGTATAAGAAAGACCTCGCGAAGCAGGGAAAGATATACTATAATATACTGCTTGGTCTGGCTACGCTGGATGATCAGATAGATGCAATTAAAAAGATATACGACTTTACCGTGGAGACCGGTCTGGAAGTAAACTGTATACAGGCCATTCCGAGCGGTCTGGTCGCGCTGCCCCGGGAGTACCGGGAAAAGGCGCCTGCGACTACGAGTTTCGAGATGTTTGAGATGGAAGATTACGAAAGACAGGCATCTGCTGCGCCTATTGATATTACGTTTAATGATTATCATCTGTTCAGCCCGAATGCGTTGGAAAATACCATATTTGCGATTCAGTCAGGGTCTCCGAGAGTTGGGGATATGACCCAGTTTTTTTGGAGTTATAATGGATTTGATGATGAGGAGAAGCGGCTTGGAGACGTTGTAAAGGCGCTGGGCATCATGGCATCCAAGCGGGACGAGATGTTTGCGGCGGAGACATACCTGGATGACGGTTATCCGGGGTATTTTATGGATTGTGCTTCATACGTAGGGTATGCACTGCTGGAGCACTATATCTGTACAGAACTCTGCGGCGCCCGCTATACGATAAGCTTTGGCGGTCTCTTAAGTGAAAATGATACGCGTGCAGGCGTGGCAATGGCGCTGGATGCATTGATGTCTACGGAAGAGCAGCCGGTACTGACTTATCTGAACAGTTCTACAAATTTACAGTGGGATCATCACATTCACGGCAATTATGGAATCAGTGTTCCGGAGTTCCTGTTTGAGATGCTGGTAGAAAAGAAATATCATATGAGTCTCGGTGTAAATCCCGTTTCTATAACGGAGAAAATCAAGGTTCCGACACTGGACGAGCTGATCAACATTCTGACTGCGGCAAAACGAACGGAGGAAAAAGCGGAAGAATGGCTGCCTTACTTTAACTTTAAGCCGTTGGAAGAGATGCGGGATGTCATGGTCAGAGAAGGCAGGATTCTGTTCGACAACGTGATCGAAGGTTTTAAACAGGCAGGAATCGATACAGAAGATCCCCTGGAAATGCTGATGGTGCTTAAAAACATGAACCCCATCCGTTTTGAGCAGATGTTCCACTCGAGTACATACGGTACGGATAAAACTCAGGTTGAGCCGTTCTATCCGACGGTGCTGGGAAGACAGACGATGGACATGATGCAGGAGATCATCGATGAGCTGATGAATGATAATTGCCGGGGTATTTTAAATGGCAAAAAAATCGTCGCCGCATCTGGTGACGCACATACCTACGGTTTGGTGCTGGTGGAGGGTGTGTTGAATGCAGCAGGCGCGGAAGTTGTAAACGGCGGGGTGGATATGGCGCCGGTCGATATGCTGGATCTCGCTGATGAGGAGAACACTCCGTTTATCGGGGTCAGCTGCCATAATGGACAGGCTCTGGACTATGCGCGTCAGCTGCTGGAACTGGCCGGGAAGCGCGGTAAAGAGTACTGGATATTCATGGGAGGGAAGTTAAATGCGATCCTTCCCGGAGATGCGGAACCCACAGAGATCGCGGACAGACTGATGGAGATGGGAATCCATGCCGAAAATGATATCCGAAAGACCGTTCGTCAGATCGGAGCACTGAACTAA